From the genome of Desulfobotulus pelophilus, one region includes:
- a CDS encoding iron-containing alcohol dehydrogenase, with protein sequence MQNFRLYNPTEIIFGRGEIAALRGKIPPSTRVLITYGGGSVRRNGVLDQVKEALKGYDVREFAGIEPNPSYETLMEGVERLRSEGIDFLLAVGGGSVIDGTKFMAAAALFEGEPWDILTKRGAGIQKALPFGTVLTLPATGSEMNSGSVITRKSLQAKLPFASPHVFPVFSILDPETTYTLPDRQISNGVIDAFVHVMEQYLTWPAGAKVQDRFSEGLLQTLIEEGPRALEAPDDYGIRANLMWTATMALNGLIGAGVPQDWTTHMIGHELTALYGLDHAQTLAIVLPGVLQERREPKGEKLLQYAKRIWGLEGADKEAVMDAAIEKTREFFERMGVKTRLSDYGIGAEGISRVVEQLQAHGMKKLGEHRDITPEISGRILDRCL encoded by the coding sequence ATGCAGAATTTTAGACTGTACAATCCCACGGAAATTATATTTGGCAGAGGCGAGATTGCGGCCCTGCGCGGAAAAATTCCTCCATCCACAAGGGTTCTCATTACATATGGCGGCGGGAGTGTCCGGCGGAACGGTGTGCTGGATCAGGTGAAAGAGGCCCTCAAGGGATATGATGTGAGAGAGTTTGCCGGGATAGAACCCAATCCCAGCTATGAAACTCTGATGGAAGGGGTGGAAAGACTGCGCTCAGAAGGAATCGATTTTCTTCTGGCCGTTGGTGGAGGATCGGTTATAGACGGTACCAAATTTATGGCTGCAGCAGCCTTGTTTGAAGGAGAACCATGGGATATCCTGACAAAGAGAGGAGCCGGAATTCAGAAGGCTTTACCCTTTGGTACGGTTCTGACCCTGCCTGCCACAGGTTCAGAAATGAACAGCGGCAGTGTGATTACAAGAAAATCCCTGCAGGCCAAACTGCCCTTTGCAAGCCCCCACGTGTTTCCGGTTTTCTCCATACTGGATCCTGAAACCACCTATACACTGCCTGACCGGCAGATCAGCAATGGCGTGATCGACGCTTTTGTTCATGTAATGGAGCAGTATCTGACCTGGCCTGCGGGCGCAAAGGTGCAGGACCGTTTTTCCGAAGGGCTGCTTCAGACCCTCATTGAAGAAGGTCCCAGAGCCCTTGAAGCGCCCGATGATTATGGCATCAGGGCCAATCTGATGTGGACTGCAACGATGGCCCTTAATGGTTTGATAGGGGCAGGGGTACCACAGGACTGGACCACCCACATGATTGGCCATGAGCTGACAGCCCTTTATGGGCTGGACCATGCGCAGACCCTTGCGATTGTGCTTCCGGGGGTGCTGCAGGAGCGCAGAGAGCCAAAAGGGGAAAAACTGCTCCAGTATGCGAAGCGGATATGGGGCTTAGAGGGGGCTGATAAAGAGGCGGTTATGGATGCGGCCATTGAAAAGACCCGTGAATTTTTTGAGCGGATGGGGGTGAAAACCCGGCTGAGTGATTACGGCATAGGAGCCGAGGGTATTTCCCGTGTTGTTGAGCAGCTGCAGGCCCATGGGATGAAAAAACTGGGAGAACATAGAGACATTACACCTGAAATCAGTGGCAGGATTCTGGATCGCTGTCTGTAG